The proteins below come from a single Lates calcarifer isolate ASB-BC8 linkage group LG11, TLL_Latcal_v3, whole genome shotgun sequence genomic window:
- the LOC108889395 gene encoding calcium-regulated heat stable protein 1 gives MSSHPRHIQGSRPVTPPLTSAGSPRSPVSPESLQPPACRHRDRSPSPMRGYLIPSPLPTRRNRTCSATARASEGPVFTGVCKYFSRSKGHGFITPSDGGSDIFVHISDIEGEYVPVEGDEMSYKICSIPPKHEKVQAVEVTITHLKPGTKHETWAGHVVSS, from the exons ATGTCCTCTCATCCCAGGCACATCCAGGGGTCAAGACCAGTGACCCCTCCACTGACCTCTGCAGGATCCCCACGTTCTCCAGTGTCACCAG AGTCCCTGCAGCCTCcagcctgcagacacagagaccGCTCCCCTTCCCCCATGAGAGGCTACCTCATCCCCAGCCCTCTGCCCACACGCAGAAACAGGACCTGCTCAGc GACGGCTCGTGCATCAGAGGGTCCGGTGTTTACTggtgtgtgtaaatatttttcCCGCTCCAAAGGCCATGGCTTCATCACGCCATCGGATGGGGGCAGTGACATCTTTGTCCACATCTcaga CATTGAGGGCGAGTATGTGCCGGTAGAAGGCGACGAGATGAGCTACAAGATTTGCTCCATCCCTCCCAAACACGAGAAGGTCCAGGCGGTGGAGGTGACCATAACCCATCTCAAACCGGGAACCAAACACGAGACCTGGGCGGGACACGTCGTCAGCAGCTGA